The following coding sequences lie in one Primulina huaijiensis isolate GDHJ02 chromosome 2, ASM1229523v2, whole genome shotgun sequence genomic window:
- the LOC140964550 gene encoding uncharacterized protein isoform X1 yields MAMATPLTLSFHEQSHRHVAGSWKDVKISGGVQPRKYYPGSKTTCPSFRSLIFCRSTKSGVRYMKPLSAVGSDTGIEATITDPSNNDVRIKNAEITVEFKDENKMQVRVDLTGKETDIVFEKILRNLARTAPPVPGFRREKGGKTSKVPRDFLLQILGEDRVTKFVIQEIITSTLADYVKKENLTVKDNKINTIQTAEELKAVFVPGDNFGVNATLELENSAESLAEVELPV; encoded by the exons ATGGCAATGGCGACGCCGCTGACGTTATCATTCCACGAGCAATCTCATCGA CATGTTGCTGGCTCTTGGAAGGATGTTAAAATCAGTGGTGGTGTACAACCTAGAAAATATTATCCGGGGAGCAAAACAACATGCCCAAG TTTCAGGTCACTAATTTTCTGCCGGTCCACAAAGTCAGGTGTGAGATATATGAAGCCATTATCTGCTGTTGGCTCCG ATACAGGAATAGAGGCAACAATTACAGATCCTTCCAACAACGACGTGAGAATAAAAAATGCCGAGATAACTGTGGAGTTTAAAGATGAAAATAAGATGCAG GTGAGGGTTGATTTGACAGGAAAGGAGACAGATATAGTGTTTGAAAAAATTCTTAGAAATTTAGCTCGCACAGCACCACCAGTTCCTGGTTTTCGTAGGGAAAAAGGAG GGAAGACATCAAAG GTCCCAAGAGACTTCCTTCTACAAATTCTTGGTGAAGATCGAGTTACCAAGTTTGTAATTCAAGAAATCATTACCTCAACATTGGCTGATTACGTAAAGAAG GAAAATCTAACTGTTAAGGACAACAAGATTAATACCATACAGACTGCTGAAGAGCTGAAGGCTGTATTTGTCCCAGGAGACAATTTCGGAGTCAATGCTACGTTAGAGCTTGAGAATTCTGCAGAAAGTTTGGCTGAAGTAGAATTGCCTGTTTAA
- the LOC140964550 gene encoding uncharacterized protein isoform X5 encodes MAMATPLTLSFHEQSHRHVAGSWKDVKISGGVQPRKYYPGSKTTCPRSTKSGVRYMKPLSAVGSDTGIEATITDPSNNDVRIKNAEITVEFKDENKMQVRVDLTGKETDIVFEKILRNLARTAPPVPGFRREKGGKTSKVPRDFLLQILGEDRVTKFVIQEIITSTLADYVKKENLTVKDNKINTIQTAEELKAVFVPGDNFGVNATLELENSAESLAEVELPV; translated from the exons ATGGCAATGGCGACGCCGCTGACGTTATCATTCCACGAGCAATCTCATCGA CATGTTGCTGGCTCTTGGAAGGATGTTAAAATCAGTGGTGGTGTACAACCTAGAAAATATTATCCGGGGAGCAAAACAACATGCCCAA GGTCCACAAAGTCAGGTGTGAGATATATGAAGCCATTATCTGCTGTTGGCTCCG ATACAGGAATAGAGGCAACAATTACAGATCCTTCCAACAACGACGTGAGAATAAAAAATGCCGAGATAACTGTGGAGTTTAAAGATGAAAATAAGATGCAG GTGAGGGTTGATTTGACAGGAAAGGAGACAGATATAGTGTTTGAAAAAATTCTTAGAAATTTAGCTCGCACAGCACCACCAGTTCCTGGTTTTCGTAGGGAAAAAGGAG GGAAGACATCAAAG GTCCCAAGAGACTTCCTTCTACAAATTCTTGGTGAAGATCGAGTTACCAAGTTTGTAATTCAAGAAATCATTACCTCAACATTGGCTGATTACGTAAAGAAG GAAAATCTAACTGTTAAGGACAACAAGATTAATACCATACAGACTGCTGAAGAGCTGAAGGCTGTATTTGTCCCAGGAGACAATTTCGGAGTCAATGCTACGTTAGAGCTTGAGAATTCTGCAGAAAGTTTGGCTGAAGTAGAATTGCCTGTTTAA
- the LOC140964550 gene encoding uncharacterized protein isoform X4 produces MAMATPLTLSFHEQSHRHVAGSWKDVKISGGVQPRKYYPGSKTTCPRSLIFCRSTKSGVRYMKPLSAVGSGIEATITDPSNNDVRIKNAEITVEFKDENKMQVRVDLTGKETDIVFEKILRNLARTAPPVPGFRREKGGKTSKVPRDFLLQILGEDRVTKFVIQEIITSTLADYVKKENLTVKDNKINTIQTAEELKAVFVPGDNFGVNATLELENSAESLAEVELPV; encoded by the exons ATGGCAATGGCGACGCCGCTGACGTTATCATTCCACGAGCAATCTCATCGA CATGTTGCTGGCTCTTGGAAGGATGTTAAAATCAGTGGTGGTGTACAACCTAGAAAATATTATCCGGGGAGCAAAACAACATGCCCAAG GTCACTAATTTTCTGCCGGTCCACAAAGTCAGGTGTGAGATATATGAAGCCATTATCTGCTGTTGGCTCCG GAATAGAGGCAACAATTACAGATCCTTCCAACAACGACGTGAGAATAAAAAATGCCGAGATAACTGTGGAGTTTAAAGATGAAAATAAGATGCAG GTGAGGGTTGATTTGACAGGAAAGGAGACAGATATAGTGTTTGAAAAAATTCTTAGAAATTTAGCTCGCACAGCACCACCAGTTCCTGGTTTTCGTAGGGAAAAAGGAG GGAAGACATCAAAG GTCCCAAGAGACTTCCTTCTACAAATTCTTGGTGAAGATCGAGTTACCAAGTTTGTAATTCAAGAAATCATTACCTCAACATTGGCTGATTACGTAAAGAAG GAAAATCTAACTGTTAAGGACAACAAGATTAATACCATACAGACTGCTGAAGAGCTGAAGGCTGTATTTGTCCCAGGAGACAATTTCGGAGTCAATGCTACGTTAGAGCTTGAGAATTCTGCAGAAAGTTTGGCTGAAGTAGAATTGCCTGTTTAA
- the LOC140964550 gene encoding uncharacterized protein isoform X6, translated as MAMATPLTLSFHEQSHRHVAGSWKDVKISGGVQPRKYYPGSKTTCPRSTKSGVRYMKPLSAVGSGIEATITDPSNNDVRIKNAEITVEFKDENKMQVRVDLTGKETDIVFEKILRNLARTAPPVPGFRREKGGKTSKVPRDFLLQILGEDRVTKFVIQEIITSTLADYVKKENLTVKDNKINTIQTAEELKAVFVPGDNFGVNATLELENSAESLAEVELPV; from the exons ATGGCAATGGCGACGCCGCTGACGTTATCATTCCACGAGCAATCTCATCGA CATGTTGCTGGCTCTTGGAAGGATGTTAAAATCAGTGGTGGTGTACAACCTAGAAAATATTATCCGGGGAGCAAAACAACATGCCCAA GGTCCACAAAGTCAGGTGTGAGATATATGAAGCCATTATCTGCTGTTGGCTCCG GAATAGAGGCAACAATTACAGATCCTTCCAACAACGACGTGAGAATAAAAAATGCCGAGATAACTGTGGAGTTTAAAGATGAAAATAAGATGCAG GTGAGGGTTGATTTGACAGGAAAGGAGACAGATATAGTGTTTGAAAAAATTCTTAGAAATTTAGCTCGCACAGCACCACCAGTTCCTGGTTTTCGTAGGGAAAAAGGAG GGAAGACATCAAAG GTCCCAAGAGACTTCCTTCTACAAATTCTTGGTGAAGATCGAGTTACCAAGTTTGTAATTCAAGAAATCATTACCTCAACATTGGCTGATTACGTAAAGAAG GAAAATCTAACTGTTAAGGACAACAAGATTAATACCATACAGACTGCTGAAGAGCTGAAGGCTGTATTTGTCCCAGGAGACAATTTCGGAGTCAATGCTACGTTAGAGCTTGAGAATTCTGCAGAAAGTTTGGCTGAAGTAGAATTGCCTGTTTAA
- the LOC140964545 gene encoding probable transcription factor PosF21: protein MDKDKSHHGSGSLLPPSGRYSVFSPPVGSSNVKSEISGSSNLPPLGPGGLSDQGHFGLGMGSDSKRFSQDISRMPDNPPKNLGHRRAHSEILTLPDDISFDSDLGIVGGFDGPSFSDDTEEDLLSMYLDMDKFNSTSATSEFQMGESSVSSAAEPGAPSATTTLTDNLTPSFTDKPRIRHQHSQSMDGSTTIKPEMLVSGSDDPSSAETKKSLSAAKLAELALIDPKRAKRIWANRQSAARSKERKMRYIAELERKVQTLQTEATSLSAQLTLLQRDTHGLTVENNELKLRLQTMEQQVQLQDALNDALKEEVQHLKVLTGQTIPNGGPMLNFPASTYGTEKPYYSNNQAMHALLTAQQLQQLQLHSQKQQNQFQQHQMHQFQQQQQQQQQPQPSMQLHQQAGDVKASSIQKDIDPDASSKD, encoded by the exons ATGGATAAGGATAAGTCTCACCATGGTAGTGGCAGTTTACTACCTCCGTCAGGGAGGTATTCTGTCTTCTCACCACCGGTGGGCAGTTCTAATGTGAAGTCGGAGATATCTGGATCTTCAAATTTGCCTCCGCTGGGCCCAGGTGGTTTATCAGACCAGGGCCATTTTGGTCTCGGCATGGGATCTGATTCGAAAAGATTCAGTCAAGATATAAGCAGGATGCCTGACAACCCACCTAAGAATCTGGGCCACCGACGAGCTCATTCAGAGATTCTTACCCTTCCAGATGATATAAGTTTTGACAGTGATTTAGGAATCGTGGGTGGATTTGATGGACCATCATTTTCTGATGATACCGAGGAGGACTTGCTCTCCATGTATCTTGATATGGATAAGTTTAATTCGACCTCCGCTACTTCTGAATTCCAAATGGGTGAATCGTCTGTTTCGTCAGCTGCTGAACCTGGTGCGCCATCTGCGACCACAACATTAACTGATAATCTGACTCCATCTTTCACTGATAAGCCAAGAATTAGGCATCAACATAGCCAGTCCATGGATGGTTCAACCACTATCAAGCCCGAGATGCTCGTGTCAGGTTCCGATGATCCATCTTCTGCTGAGACTAAGAAATCTTTGTCTGCTGCTAAACTTGCTGAGCTTGCTCTTATTGACCCTAAGCGTGCTAAGAG GATTTGGGCAAATAGGCAGTCAGCAGCGAGGTCAAAGGAACGGAAGATGAGATATATTGCTGAACTTGAAAGGAAAGTCCAAACTTTGCAAACTGAAGCAACTTCCTTGTCTGCTCAGTTGACCTTATTGCAG AGAGATACACATGGTCTTACTGTAGAAAACAATGAGCTCAAACTGCGGTTACAAACTATGGAACAACAAGTGCAGTTGCAAGATG CGTTAAATGATGCCCTGAAGGAGGAGGTTCAGCATCTTAAGGTGCTGACAGGACAGACGATTCCAAACGGTGGACCTATGCTGAATTTTCCTGCATCAACCTATGGAACCGAAAAGCCTTACTATAGCAACAACCAAGCTATGCATGCATTATTAACAGCTCAACAATTACAGCAGCTCCAATTACATTCCCAGAAGCAGCAGAATCAGTTTCAACAGCACCAGATGCACCAAtttcagcagcagcagcagcagcagcagcagccacAACCCTCTATGCAGCTGCATCAACAAGCTGGGGACGTAAAGGCATCATCCATTCAAAAAGACATTGATCCAGATGCGTCGTCAAAGGATTAG
- the LOC140964550 gene encoding uncharacterized protein isoform X2 — MAMATPLTLSFHEQSHRHVAGSWKDVKISGGVQPRKYYPGSKTTCPRSLIFCRSTKSGVRYMKPLSAVGSDTGIEATITDPSNNDVRIKNAEITVEFKDENKMQVRVDLTGKETDIVFEKILRNLARTAPPVPGFRREKGGKTSKVPRDFLLQILGEDRVTKFVIQEIITSTLADYVKKENLTVKDNKINTIQTAEELKAVFVPGDNFGVNATLELENSAESLAEVELPV; from the exons ATGGCAATGGCGACGCCGCTGACGTTATCATTCCACGAGCAATCTCATCGA CATGTTGCTGGCTCTTGGAAGGATGTTAAAATCAGTGGTGGTGTACAACCTAGAAAATATTATCCGGGGAGCAAAACAACATGCCCAAG GTCACTAATTTTCTGCCGGTCCACAAAGTCAGGTGTGAGATATATGAAGCCATTATCTGCTGTTGGCTCCG ATACAGGAATAGAGGCAACAATTACAGATCCTTCCAACAACGACGTGAGAATAAAAAATGCCGAGATAACTGTGGAGTTTAAAGATGAAAATAAGATGCAG GTGAGGGTTGATTTGACAGGAAAGGAGACAGATATAGTGTTTGAAAAAATTCTTAGAAATTTAGCTCGCACAGCACCACCAGTTCCTGGTTTTCGTAGGGAAAAAGGAG GGAAGACATCAAAG GTCCCAAGAGACTTCCTTCTACAAATTCTTGGTGAAGATCGAGTTACCAAGTTTGTAATTCAAGAAATCATTACCTCAACATTGGCTGATTACGTAAAGAAG GAAAATCTAACTGTTAAGGACAACAAGATTAATACCATACAGACTGCTGAAGAGCTGAAGGCTGTATTTGTCCCAGGAGACAATTTCGGAGTCAATGCTACGTTAGAGCTTGAGAATTCTGCAGAAAGTTTGGCTGAAGTAGAATTGCCTGTTTAA
- the LOC140964550 gene encoding uncharacterized protein isoform X3 has translation MAMATPLTLSFHEQSHRHVAGSWKDVKISGGVQPRKYYPGSKTTCPSFRSLIFCRSTKSGVRYMKPLSAVGSGIEATITDPSNNDVRIKNAEITVEFKDENKMQVRVDLTGKETDIVFEKILRNLARTAPPVPGFRREKGGKTSKVPRDFLLQILGEDRVTKFVIQEIITSTLADYVKKENLTVKDNKINTIQTAEELKAVFVPGDNFGVNATLELENSAESLAEVELPV, from the exons ATGGCAATGGCGACGCCGCTGACGTTATCATTCCACGAGCAATCTCATCGA CATGTTGCTGGCTCTTGGAAGGATGTTAAAATCAGTGGTGGTGTACAACCTAGAAAATATTATCCGGGGAGCAAAACAACATGCCCAAG TTTCAGGTCACTAATTTTCTGCCGGTCCACAAAGTCAGGTGTGAGATATATGAAGCCATTATCTGCTGTTGGCTCCG GAATAGAGGCAACAATTACAGATCCTTCCAACAACGACGTGAGAATAAAAAATGCCGAGATAACTGTGGAGTTTAAAGATGAAAATAAGATGCAG GTGAGGGTTGATTTGACAGGAAAGGAGACAGATATAGTGTTTGAAAAAATTCTTAGAAATTTAGCTCGCACAGCACCACCAGTTCCTGGTTTTCGTAGGGAAAAAGGAG GGAAGACATCAAAG GTCCCAAGAGACTTCCTTCTACAAATTCTTGGTGAAGATCGAGTTACCAAGTTTGTAATTCAAGAAATCATTACCTCAACATTGGCTGATTACGTAAAGAAG GAAAATCTAACTGTTAAGGACAACAAGATTAATACCATACAGACTGCTGAAGAGCTGAAGGCTGTATTTGTCCCAGGAGACAATTTCGGAGTCAATGCTACGTTAGAGCTTGAGAATTCTGCAGAAAGTTTGGCTGAAGTAGAATTGCCTGTTTAA